A region of the Roseiflexus sp. RS-1 genome:
GCAGATCGGGATTCCAGAGCGGGCGAGGCGTCGTTACCCGCGGTTGGACGCGGCACTCGCGTAATCCGGCGACGGCGCTGCCGTGGGTACCGTCCACCTGCAACACGAACAGATCATCACGGTAGACCCGCACGCACCACGATGAGTTGATCTGAGCGATGACGCCTCCTTCGAGTTCAAACGTCGCGTATGCCGAGTCATCGGCGGTCACCGCATACCGGCGCCCCTGTTCGTCCACCCGTTCGGGAACATGGATCGCACCCAGGCACATCACTGCACGCACCGGAGCGAACAGGTTATCGAGCACATAGCGCCAGTGGCAGAGCATATCGACAATAATGCCGCCGCCCTCTTCCTTGCGATAGTTCCAGGAAGGACGCTGCCCGGATTGCCAGTCCCCCTCGAAAACCCAGTAGCCGAACTCACCGCGCACCGAGAGGATTCTGCCGAAGAAACCGCTTTCAATCAGACGTTTGAGTTTGCGCAAACCGGGGAGAAAGAGTTTATCCTGCACGACGCCATGCCTGATACCGGCAGCTTTCGCGCGGCGCGCCAGGTCGAGCGCATCGTCGAGGGTTGCCGCAGACGGTTTTTCGCAGTAGATATGTTTTCCGGCTGCAATCGCCGCGCGCACGCTTTCCGCGCGACGTTGGGTTGTCTGTGCATCGAAGTAGATCACATCGGCAGGATTGGCAAGGCATGCATCGAGATCGGTGCTCCAGCGGGAGATGCCGTACATATCTGCCAGTGTACGCACCTTCTGCTCGTTGCGCCCGACCAGGATCGGGTCAGGCATCACCACATCGCCGTTTGCGAGCGGCACGCCGCCAGCCTGACGAATAGCAACAATCGAGCGCACGAGATGTTGATTGGTTCCCATTCGTCCGGTGACGCCATTCATAATGATACCCAGCGAGAGTGTAGCCATAGAACATCCTTTCTGCCGAAAAACGACAACAAAAAACGAACGCGCTCAGGCGGCGCGCCTGGACAGCGCATATCTCGAATGAGACGTGCCGGTTATGTTGCGGATGGCGGCGCCGTGCTCTGACGCACGATCATCTCGGTCGGCAGGTGAA
Encoded here:
- a CDS encoding Gfo/Idh/MocA family protein, which translates into the protein MATLSLGIIMNGVTGRMGTNQHLVRSIVAIRQAGGVPLANGDVVMPDPILVGRNEQKVRTLADMYGISRWSTDLDACLANPADVIYFDAQTTQRRAESVRAAIAAGKHIYCEKPSAATLDDALDLARRAKAAGIRHGVVQDKLFLPGLRKLKRLIESGFFGRILSVRGEFGYWVFEGDWQSGQRPSWNYRKEEGGGIIVDMLCHWRYVLDNLFAPVRAVMCLGAIHVPERVDEQGRRYAVTADDSAYATFELEGGVIAQINSSWCVRVYRDDLFVLQVDGTHGSAVAGLRECRVQPRVTTPRPLWNPDLPNSIDFRAGWQPVPDNETFDNAFRVQWELFLKHVAGEGSFRWNLLEGAKGVQLAELGLRSWHERRWIDVPPLEV